The following coding sequences are from one Salvia hispanica cultivar TCC Black 2014 chromosome 3, UniMelb_Shisp_WGS_1.0, whole genome shotgun sequence window:
- the LOC125214151 gene encoding 6-phosphogluconate dehydrogenase, decarboxylating 3, chloroplastic-like, which yields MESATLSQIGLAGLAVMGQNLALNIAEKGFPISVYNRTTSKVDETLDRAHREGQLPLTGHYNPKDFVLSLQKPRSVIILVKAGAPVDQTIAALSAYMEPGDTIIDGGNEWYENTERRMVDASANGLLYLGMGVSGGEDGARYGPSLMPGGSHRAYLNIHNILDKVAAQVDDGPCVTYIGEGGSGNFVKMVHNGIEYGDMQLISEAYDVLKNVGGLGNDELAEIFGEWNRGELESFLIEITSDIFKVEDHESGKGHLVDKILDKTGMKGTGKWTVQQAAELSIAAPTIAASLDSRYMSGLKDEREAASEIFRKEGLTEEINNVGGVDKKKLVDDVRQALYASKICSYAQGMNLLRAKSLEKGWGLNLGELARIWKGGCIIRAVFLDRIKQAYQRNPGLANLLVDPEFAREMVQRQAAWRRVVGLAIEKGVSVPGMSASLQYFDTYRRGRLPANLVQAQRDYFGAHTYERVDRPGAYHTEWSKLARKARV from the coding sequence ATGGAGTCAGCCACGCTATCGCAAATCGGTCTCGCTGGTTTGGCAGTCATGGGGCAGAACTTGGCCCTAAACATTGCCGAGAAAGGGTTTCCCATCTCTGTTTACAATCGCACTACATCCAAAGTCGACGAAACCCTAGATCGCGCCCACCGCGAGGGCCAATTGCCGCTCACCGGCCACTACAACCCCAAGGATTTCGTCCTCTCCCTCCAGAAGCCGCGCTCTGTTATCATCCTCGTCAAGGCGGGTGCGCCGGTCGATCAGACAATCGCCGCCCTCTCCGCCTACATGGAGCCTGGCGACACCATCATCGATGGGGGAAACGAGTGGTACGAGAACACCGAGCGCCGCATGGTCGATGCATCTGCCAATGGTCTGCTCTACCTCGGCATGGGCGTCTCCGGTGGCGAGGACGGCGCCAGATATGGTCCCTCTCTGATGCCTGGTGGCTCCCACCGTGCTTACTTGaatattcacaatattttagACAAGGTCGCGGCTCAGGTCGACGATGGCCCCTGCGTCACCTACATCGGTGAAGGGGGTTCCGGCAATTTCGTGAAGATGGTCCATAATGGGATCGAGTATGGTGATATGCAACTCATTTCTGAGGCGTATGATGTGTTGAAGAATGTTGGGGGTTTAGGTAACGATGAGCTCGCCGAGATTTTTGGGGAATGGAATCGCGGTGAGCTGGAGAGCTTCTTGATTGAGATCACATCCGACATCTTTAAGGTGGAGGATCATGAATCCGGGAAGGGGCATTTGGTGGATAAGATTCTTGACAAGACGGGGATGAAGGGAACTGGGAAGTGGACCGTGCAGCAGGCAGCCGAGCTGTCCATTGCAGCTCCCACTATTGCTGCTTCGTTGGACAGCAGGTATATGAGCGGGTTGAAGGATGAGAGAGAGGCTGCCTCCGAGATTTTCAGAAAGGAAGGGTTGACGGAGGAGATCAACAATGTGGGGGGCGTGGATAAGAAGAAGTTGGTTGATGATGTTAGGCAGGCCCTTTATGCATCCAAGATTTGCAGTTACGCGCAAGGGATGAATCTGTTGAGGGCCAAGAGTTTGGAGAAGGGGTGGGGATTAAATTTGGGGGAGCTGGCACGGATTTGGAAAGGTGGGTGCATTATTAGGGCCGTGTTCTTGGACAGGATCAAGCAGGCTTATCAGAGGAATCCGGGGCTGGCTAATTTGTTGGTAGACCCAGAATTTGCTAGGGAGATGGTGCAGAGGCAGGCGGCTTGGAGACGAGTTGTGGGGTTGGCAATTGAGAAGGGCGTTAGTGTTCCTGGAATGTCAGCTAGTTTGCAGTATTTTGATACCTATAGGCGTGGGAGGCTCCCTGCTAACCTTGTGCAGGCGCAGAGGGACTACTTTGGGGCGCATACCTATGAGAGGGTTGATCGCCCGGGAGCATATCACACTGAGTGGTCCAAGCTTGCTCGTAAAGCTAGGGTCTAG